One window of Arvicola amphibius chromosome 6, mArvAmp1.2, whole genome shotgun sequence genomic DNA carries:
- the Hnrnpa0 gene encoding heterogeneous nuclear ribonucleoprotein A0 yields MENSQLCKLFIGGLNVQTSESGLRGHFEAFGTLTDCVVVVNPQTKRSRCFGFVTYSNVEEADAAMAASPHAVDGNTVELKRAVSREDSARPGAHAKVKKLFVGGLKGDVAEGDLIEHFSQFGAVEKAEIIADKQSGKKRGFGFVYFQSHDAADKAAVVKFHPIQGHRVEVKKAVPKEDIHAGGGGARAARGGRGGGRGRGGGGGGRDQNGLAKSGGGGGYNSYGGYGGYGAYGGGGGGGGSYGGSDYGNGFGGFGSYSQHQSSYGPMKSGGGGGSWGGRSNSGPYRGGYGGGGGYGGGSF; encoded by the coding sequence ATGGAGAACTCGCAGCTCTGTAAGCTCTTCATCGGCGGCCTGAACGTGCAGACGAGCGAGTCGGGGCTGCGCGGCCACTTCGAGGCCTTCGGGACGCTGACGGACTGCGTGGTGGTGGTGAACCCCCAGACGAAGCGCTCCCGCTGCTTCGGCTTCGTCACCTACTCGAACGTGGAGGAGGCGGACGCCGCCATGGCCGCGTCGCCGCACGCGGTGGACGGCAACACGGTGGAGCTGAAGCGCGCCGTGTCGCGGGAGGATTCGGCCCGGCCCGGCGCGCACGCCAAGGTGAAGAAGCTGTTCGTGGGCGGCCTCAAGGGCGACGTGGCGGAGGGCGACCTGATCGAGCACTTCTCGCAGTTCGGCGCCGTGGAGAAGGCGGAGATCATCGCCGACAAGCAGTCGGGCAAGAAGCGCGGCTTCGGCTTCGTCTACTTCCAGAGCCACGACGCGGCCGACAAGGCGGCGGTGGTCAAGTTCCACCCGATCCAGGGCCACCGCGTGGAGGTGAAGAAGGCGGTGCCCAAGGAGGATATCCACGCGGGCGGCGGGGGCGCGCGGGCGGCGCGGGGCGGGCGCGGCGGCGGCCGgggccgcggcggcggcggcggcggccgagaCCAGAACGGGCTGGCCaagagcggcggcggcggcggctacAACAGCTACGGCGGTTACGGGGGCTACGGCGCCTacgggggcggcggcggcggcggcggctcgtACGGCGGCAGCGACTACGGCAACGGCTTCGGCGGCTTCGGCAGCTACAGCCAGCACCAGTCCTCGTACGGGCCGATGaagagcggcggcggcggcggcagctgGGGCGGCCGCAGCAACAGTGGACCGTACAGAGGCGGctacggcggcggcggcggctacGGCGGAGGCTCGTTCTAG